The Prevotella melaninogenica genome window below encodes:
- a CDS encoding DUF4980 domain-containing protein, translating to MGCVSSVAQSQVQVLSERHAMQRISGQKNYLMLPVEEAEEGAHVKIIYNNKIVKEFNVRLAVNKVDYYVPVDISVINGKDALIDVDFGDGRNRRHSDIKNYVCWTKIDYTDKIDTANRETRWRPIYHHTPTYGWMNDPNGMFYKDGVWNLYFQYNPYGSTWENMTWGHSTSTDLVNWTYQGDVIEPDALGTIFSGSSVVDYKNTAGFGEGAIISYYTSAGQSQTQSMAYSVDNGMTFKKYSDNPILTSNLPDFRDPKVLWNDEASHWNLILAAGQQMNIYSSKNLKDWKFESSFGEGYGNHGGVWECPDLLKMGDKWLLICNINPGGPFGGSATQYFVGSFDGHKFTCESKPEVTKWMDYGKDHYATVSFSNAPDGRIVVLPWMSNWQYANQVPTQQYRSANGLPRELSLFTYEGEDYVCVKPSPEVFAAFEQKPTGSLQSAAYLEVTNIKSNASIVLSNDKGEKVAMVYDEKNRTFSMDRTESGLTDFNNDFKAKTTAPTYGTIKKLQIFVDNSSIEAFDADGKMSMTNLVFPNKPYDKILAKGCKVKVYNLKK from the coding sequence ATGGGATGCGTCTCGTCGGTAGCCCAGAGTCAGGTACAAGTTCTTAGTGAGCGCCATGCTATGCAGCGTATCTCTGGGCAGAAGAATTATCTTATGTTGCCTGTCGAAGAGGCCGAAGAAGGGGCACATGTAAAGATAATTTATAATAACAAAATTGTCAAGGAATTCAATGTTCGTCTTGCTGTCAACAAGGTGGACTATTATGTGCCTGTTGACATTTCAGTAATTAATGGTAAGGATGCACTCATTGACGTGGACTTTGGGGATGGCCGCAACAGAAGACATAGTGATATAAAGAACTATGTATGCTGGACAAAGATTGATTATACAGATAAGATAGATACGGCCAATCGTGAGACACGCTGGCGTCCTATATATCATCATACCCCTACATACGGATGGATGAACGACCCTAATGGTATGTTTTATAAGGATGGCGTGTGGAATCTCTACTTCCAATATAACCCTTATGGCTCAACATGGGAGAATATGACATGGGGACATTCCACGTCTACTGACCTTGTGAACTGGACATATCAGGGCGATGTAATAGAGCCTGATGCTTTAGGTACAATATTTTCTGGTTCTTCTGTAGTTGATTATAAAAACACTGCTGGATTTGGAGAAGGGGCCATCATCTCTTATTACACCTCTGCAGGTCAATCACAGACTCAGAGTATGGCATATAGTGTTGACAATGGTATGACTTTCAAGAAGTATTCTGATAATCCTATATTGACAAGTAATCTTCCTGATTTCCGTGACCCAAAGGTTCTTTGGAATGATGAGGCTTCTCACTGGAATCTTATTCTTGCAGCTGGACAGCAGATGAATATATATAGCTCAAAGAACTTAAAAGACTGGAAGTTTGAGAGCTCTTTTGGAGAGGGATATGGTAATCATGGAGGTGTTTGGGAATGTCCTGACCTCTTGAAGATGGGAGACAAGTGGCTCCTTATTTGTAATATCAATCCTGGTGGACCTTTTGGTGGAAGTGCAACTCAATACTTTGTTGGTTCATTTGATGGTCATAAGTTTACTTGCGAATCAAAACCTGAGGTGACAAAGTGGATGGATTACGGAAAAGACCATTATGCAACAGTTTCTTTCAGCAATGCTCCAGACGGTAGAATCGTTGTTCTTCCTTGGATGAGTAACTGGCAGTATGCTAATCAGGTGCCTACACAACAGTATCGTTCTGCCAATGGTTTGCCACGAGAACTCAGTCTCTTCACTTATGAGGGAGAAGACTATGTTTGCGTAAAGCCATCTCCTGAGGTATTTGCAGCCTTTGAGCAGAAACCTACAGGAAGTCTTCAGTCTGCTGCTTATCTTGAAGTTACAAATATAAAGAGTAATGCTTCTATCGTACTCAGCAATGATAAAGGCGAGAAGGTGGCGATGGTTTATGATGAAAAGAACAGAACGTTCTCTATGGATCGAACAGAAAGTGGTTTGACAGACTTCAACAATGACTTCAAAGCAAAAACCACAGCACCTACCTATGGAACTATAAAGAAACTTCAGATTTTCGTAGACAATAGTAGCATCGAAGCTTTTGATGCTGACGGAAAGATGTCAATGACCAATCTTGTGTTCCCTAACAAGCCTTATGACAAGATCCTTGCTAAGGGCTGTAAGGTAAAGGTATATAACTTGAAGAAATAA
- a CDS encoding MFS transporter, whose amino-acid sequence MSKTNKLALLPVMLCFFAMGFVDLVGIASNYVKNDLQLSDSTANVFPSLVFFWFLIFSVPTGMLMNKIGRKKTVLISLVVTLFSLLLLVFGESYGLMLVSFSLLGIGNALMQTSLNPLVSTVMKGGNLASTLTFGQFVKAIASFMAPYLAIWGAQASIPGFGLGWRVLFPIYLIIGTLATLLLFSTPIEEEPIEGKASSFAECFSLLGKPIVLLSFLGIMCHVGIDVGTNTTAPKILMERLGMSLNEAAFATSLYFIFRTIGCLTGSFFLRVMNNKFFFIISVTMMALAMCGMAVGTSKTVLFVAIALVGYGNSNVFSMVFARALQSVPDKQNEVSGLMIMGLFGGTIFPLLMGFASDGFGQVGAVIVMAIGVLYLFSYIPKMNNK is encoded by the coding sequence ATGTCGAAAACCAATAAGCTCGCTCTCTTGCCCGTAATGCTTTGTTTTTTTGCGATGGGTTTCGTTGACTTGGTAGGTATTGCCTCCAACTACGTAAAGAACGACTTGCAGCTGTCGGATTCTACAGCGAATGTCTTTCCGTCCCTTGTTTTCTTCTGGTTCCTTATCTTTTCCGTACCAACAGGTATGTTGATGAATAAGATAGGACGTAAGAAGACGGTACTTATAAGTCTTGTCGTTACCTTATTCTCTCTTCTCTTGCTGGTTTTCGGCGAGTCATACGGCTTAATGCTCGTATCGTTCTCATTGCTTGGAATAGGCAATGCATTGATGCAAACATCGTTGAATCCGCTGGTTTCAACGGTGATGAAAGGTGGAAATTTGGCGTCAACACTTACTTTCGGACAGTTTGTTAAGGCTATAGCGTCTTTTATGGCTCCTTATCTCGCTATATGGGGAGCGCAAGCAAGCATTCCAGGCTTTGGTCTCGGATGGCGTGTTCTTTTCCCAATTTATTTGATTATAGGCACACTTGCTACGCTGTTACTCTTCTCAACGCCTATAGAAGAAGAACCTATTGAAGGCAAAGCAAGCTCTTTTGCAGAATGTTTCAGCCTATTGGGTAAACCTATTGTGTTACTTAGTTTCTTAGGTATTATGTGTCACGTTGGTATTGATGTTGGTACAAACACAACGGCACCAAAGATTCTGATGGAGCGTTTAGGTATGTCATTGAATGAAGCTGCTTTTGCAACAAGCCTATACTTCATCTTCCGTACTATTGGATGTCTTACAGGTTCGTTCTTCCTTCGTGTGATGAATAATAAGTTTTTCTTTATTATTTCGGTTACGATGATGGCACTTGCTATGTGTGGAATGGCTGTGGGAACGTCAAAGACTGTACTGTTTGTGGCGATTGCTCTTGTTGGTTATGGTAACAGTAATGTCTTCTCAATGGTCTTTGCACGTGCTTTACAGAGTGTTCCAGATAAGCAGAACGAAGTGAGTGGATTGATGATTATGGGACTTTTCGGTGGTACTATCTTCCCTCTCTTGATGGGATTTGCCAGCGATGGGTTCGGTCAAGTGGGAGCCGTTATTGTAATGGCGATAGGTGTACTCTACCTTTTTTCGTATATTCCAAAAATGAATAATAAATAA
- a CDS encoding carbohydrate kinase family protein, translating to MKQLIVGLGEALWDCLPEGRKLGGAPANFAYHTGQFGYDSLAISAVGNDVLGKETLDEFGKKGVKYLMPEVDYQTGTVQVELDSEGIPTYDIKEGVAWDNIPFTPEVEEAAKNCRAVCFGSLAQRSSVSRQTIQKFLEATPKDCLKIFDINLRQNFYTKEIITNSLQHANILKINDEELVLIGRLFGYPGLDIENKCWLLLGKYHLDMLVLTCGVNGSYVFAPNLKSFQETPAVEVADTVGAGDSFTGAFTSAILAGMPITDAHKLAVEVSAYVCTQNGAMPKLPKELLDRIK from the coding sequence ATGAAACAGTTGATCGTTGGCCTCGGAGAGGCATTATGGGATTGTCTTCCTGAAGGAAGAAAGCTGGGTGGCGCACCTGCAAACTTTGCTTATCATACAGGACAGTTTGGGTATGATTCGTTGGCTATTAGTGCTGTCGGAAATGACGTCTTGGGTAAGGAAACCCTCGATGAATTCGGTAAAAAAGGTGTAAAGTACTTGATGCCAGAGGTGGATTATCAGACGGGAACGGTGCAGGTAGAACTTGACAGTGAAGGTATACCTACCTATGACATCAAGGAGGGAGTAGCTTGGGATAACATACCGTTTACTCCCGAGGTTGAAGAAGCAGCCAAGAACTGTCGTGCTGTATGCTTTGGCTCACTTGCACAGCGTAGTAGTGTAAGCCGCCAGACAATACAGAAATTCCTCGAAGCAACGCCAAAGGATTGTCTCAAGATATTCGATATCAATCTTCGTCAGAATTTCTATACAAAGGAGATTATCACTAATTCGCTCCAGCATGCCAATATCCTCAAGATTAATGATGAGGAACTTGTGTTGATTGGTCGTCTTTTCGGTTATCCAGGTCTTGATATAGAGAATAAGTGTTGGCTGCTTTTAGGAAAGTATCACCTTGATATGCTCGTGCTGACTTGTGGTGTCAACGGTTCGTATGTCTTTGCGCCAAACCTCAAGTCGTTCCAAGAAACGCCAGCGGTTGAGGTTGCTGATACCGTGGGGGCAGGTGATTCCTTTACGGGTGCTTTCACTTCAGCCATCCTTGCAGGCATGCCAATTACCGATGCTCATAAGTTAGCAGTGGAAGTTAGTGCGTATGTCTGCACGCAGAATGGTGCTATGCCAAAACTCCCTAAGGAACTATTAGATAGAATTAAGTAA
- a CDS encoding leucine-rich repeat domain-containing protein: protein MKRLILMLALSIITLQATWAKLNVTQETDGTVVFTLEASGDINKEFTPVSGRYAEYTPSDLIKDYLTTTKLKVVTKTGITMSNEDLERICGMADTENNFPNLNTLDLEFANLTNDGKLVNLKYMDKLKTITFPRTTKEIPQACLNYGSCKIENVIIPDNAERSVDVGVQAFPQSLKTIKLGEVNPNGNSKIKQQVFGGCTNLTSVDFGYGWKEIGTQAFTGCSALKDIVLPEGVEYIRNGAFSGAAIEAIHLPNTLKVIEENAFVCENLKTITIPASVEKIKAHAFQDNKALTDVYVLGTKTKAENQAFYEQASASFSYTNPSGTTPLKREFYKKSGSDSPLAMLHYPKEAKKDYVNEHSRTPGGTTNSMLAENGEIWPTKEDGKYTVQHGDYAGWKNFALVGENKKDDTWDDDKRVDGKWYTMCLPFDMTAQQLKSAYGSKVEVVEFSGVDVVTKSNRDKIITLKFKQPVTETKAHHPYMIHPSLHKGTQTGVKTTIVGIKKQEEKKESLDAQKVVNTADGVTYTFIGNYDKNKYLQQYSYYYYSGDNESTYKNGFYKWIASNSGTWTPYTACVLMNKDNGANAKPSVSYYLESIDGQTTAIDTLPVMPAIRDMQQGKVYTITGQLVQQGTINLKALPQGVYIVNGKKYIVR from the coding sequence ATGAAAAGATTAATCTTAATGTTGGCTCTGTCAATCATTACATTGCAGGCAACATGGGCAAAGCTAAATGTAACCCAAGAAACTGACGGGACGGTGGTCTTCACGCTCGAAGCATCTGGCGACATTAACAAAGAGTTCACACCAGTATCAGGACGATATGCCGAGTACACGCCATCAGATCTAATAAAAGATTATCTGACTACCACGAAGCTGAAAGTTGTAACCAAAACTGGAATAACTATGAGCAATGAGGACTTAGAGCGTATTTGTGGTATGGCCGACACTGAAAACAACTTCCCCAACTTAAACACACTCGACCTTGAGTTCGCAAACTTAACGAATGACGGCAAACTGGTCAATCTAAAGTATATGGACAAGCTGAAGACTATCACCTTCCCTCGTACAACTAAAGAGATACCACAAGCTTGCCTTAATTATGGTTCATGCAAAATAGAAAATGTAATCATTCCTGACAATGCAGAACGCAGCGTTGATGTAGGCGTTCAGGCGTTTCCACAATCCCTAAAGACTATTAAACTTGGTGAAGTTAACCCTAATGGCAACAGCAAAATAAAGCAACAAGTATTTGGGGGTTGTACAAATCTCACATCTGTTGACTTTGGCTATGGTTGGAAAGAAATTGGTACCCAGGCTTTCACTGGCTGTTCAGCCTTAAAGGATATTGTGTTGCCAGAAGGAGTTGAATATATCCGTAATGGTGCATTCTCTGGCGCAGCAATTGAAGCCATCCACCTACCTAACACGCTGAAGGTAATTGAGGAAAATGCTTTCGTGTGCGAGAATCTGAAAACAATTACGATTCCTGCAAGTGTTGAGAAAATTAAGGCACACGCTTTCCAAGACAACAAAGCACTTACAGATGTATATGTATTAGGCACGAAAACAAAAGCTGAAAACCAAGCTTTTTACGAGCAAGCATCTGCATCATTCAGTTATACGAATCCAAGTGGCACAACACCTTTGAAGCGAGAGTTTTACAAAAAATCTGGGTCTGATAGTCCACTGGCAATGCTGCATTACCCCAAAGAAGCTAAAAAAGACTATGTAAACGAGCATTCACGCACGCCTGGCGGTACAACTAACAGTATGCTGGCAGAGAATGGTGAAATTTGGCCTACTAAGGAAGATGGAAAATACACTGTACAACATGGTGACTATGCAGGCTGGAAGAACTTCGCCTTGGTTGGTGAGAACAAAAAAGATGACACATGGGATGACGACAAACGTGTAGACGGCAAGTGGTACACAATGTGTCTGCCATTTGACATGACAGCCCAGCAGCTCAAGAGTGCATACGGTTCAAAAGTTGAGGTTGTAGAGTTCTCTGGTGTAGATGTTGTCACAAAGTCTAATCGTGACAAGATTATCACACTGAAATTTAAGCAGCCTGTAACAGAGACAAAGGCTCACCATCCTTACATGATTCACCCTTCCCTGCACAAGGGGACGCAGACGGGTGTGAAAACAACCATCGTGGGTATCAAGAAACAAGAAGAGAAAAAGGAAAGCTTGGATGCTCAAAAGGTTGTAAATACTGCTGATGGCGTCACCTATACTTTTATTGGTAATTATGACAAGAACAAGTACCTGCAGCAGTATTCTTATTATTACTATTCAGGCGATAATGAGAGCACCTATAAGAATGGTTTTTACAAGTGGATAGCATCTAACAGCGGAACATGGACTCCTTACACGGCTTGCGTCTTGATGAATAAGGACAATGGTGCGAATGCGAAGCCATCAGTCAGCTATTATTTAGAAAGCATTGACGGGCAAACAACTGCTATTGACACGCTTCCTGTTATGCCAGCAATACGCGACATGCAGCAGGGAAAGGTCTATACCATTACGGGACAACTCGTACAGCAAGGCACAATTAACCTGAAAGCATTGCCACAGGGAGTTTACATCGTTAATGGAAAGAAGTACATCGTTCGTTAA